Proteins co-encoded in one Dendropsophus ebraccatus isolate aDenEbr1 chromosome 9, aDenEbr1.pat, whole genome shotgun sequence genomic window:
- the PGAP6 gene encoding post-GPI attachment to proteins factor 6 — METPVLLLLLGCLGVVCPPAAASTQDLSHVSEMFSQSPQRLSFFSWYGNVRLFQFQVPADAVLLRWLLQASRGKGGGCEEVEITVHLRYGAPPVINPLGYSFAPNTSVPFSFNQTMRFRNSMQSNLHLNISNPAPGNWFVAAHLPKATEKIEIQGLTKSCTYIFQPELFVLREVEVPILQANVPVQQVLDAIKNSASYKIFVPEYTRELHLQLLKCTSNATECPLKVTVGSITQPDSSAHQVNCSEGPDCGVVLQSPPWEKWLSVVVEKPQWLNGSVSFDLVYNVSVCRPGSLGSRSFLAFLNMFSTNNSTLLKDGQQPTPSTAAPPSEASTSCMRKFPVIREDLDVVSVRFHPVTTPSVPVANQLPSVVLLDLDSEMDSGGMLIVTLQLNKTGVSSVNSTVVVCLSPAAPVLSLNLTHNCDTAFTQGYSFRLSDGATSGTHNIPYPVTDRWYLSMQVLCPVDDSTCQQQVSRVIVTAYLSPCLDDCGAYGECRLLRRNGYLYAACSCKAGWAGWSCTDNRNALSVAQQLTSVLLLTLSNLMFIPTIVVAVYHLYFVEAAVYTYTMFFSTFYHACDQPGVTVMCIMDYDTLQFCDFFGSVVAIWVTILCMARLKKIIKYVLFMLGTLLIAMSMQLDRRGIWNMLGPCLFALILLVIAWTTRGVRRRHCYPPSWQRWVFFLLPGVVLALTAISVYVFAETNANYFYTHSLWHIMVAASVAFLLPPRERSKKSWAWSQMLDCGYKICQEDREELYVVT, encoded by the exons ATGGAGACCcccgtcctgctgctgctgctcggcTGTCTGGGGGTGGTCTGCCCCCCCGCTGCCGCCTCTACTCAGG ATCTTTCCCACGTCTCGGAGATGTTCTCCCAGAGTCCCCAGCGATTGTCTTTCTTCAGCTGGTACGGGAATGTGCGGCTCTTCCAGTTCCAGGTTCCTGCCGATGCTGTGCTGCTCCGGTGGCTCCTTCAGGCCTCTCGGGGGAAGGGAGGCGGCTGCGAAGAAGTGGAGATCACGGT ACACCTCCGTTACGGAGCCCCGCCGGTGATTAACCCCTTGGGCTACAGCTTCGCCCCAAACACAAGTGTCCCGTTCTCGTTCAATCAGACAATGAGGTTTAGAAATTCTATGCAAAGTAACTTACACCTGAATATCAGCAATCCCGCACCCGGGAACTGGTTTGTCGCTGCGCATCTGCCCAAAGCCACCGAAAAAATAGAGATTCAG GGTCTCACCAAGTCCTGTACGTACATCTTCCAGCCCGAACTGTTTGTTCTGAGAGAAGTGGAGGTGCCGATATTGCAGGCGAATGTGCCCGTGCAGCAAGTCCTGGACGCCATAAAGAACTCGGCCTCCTACAA GATCTTTGTCCCTGAATATACCCGGGAGCTGCATCTCCAGCTGCTGAAATGCACTTCTAATGCTACCGAGTGTCCCCTGAAAGTGACCGTGGGCTCCATCACCCAGCCGGACTCCTCTGCCCACCAGGTGAACTGCAGCGAGGGTCCAGACTGTGGGGTGGTCCTGCAGTCTCCGCCCTGGGAGAAGTGGCTGAGCGTCGTTGTGGAGAAGCCGCAGTGGCTGAACGGCAGCGTGTCCTTCGATCTGGTGTACAACGTCTCAG TCTGTAGGCCGGGaagtttaggatccagatctttcCTGGCGTTCCTCAACATGTTCTCCACAAACAACTCCACCTTGTTAAAAGATGGCCAGCAGCCGACCCCCAGCACCGCCGCACCGCCGAGCGAGGCCTCCACCTCCTGTATGCGCAAATTCCCGGTAATCCGAGAAGACCTGGACGTGGTATCCGTGAGGTTTCACCCCGTCACTACCCCGTCTGTGCCCGTGGCCAACCAGCTGCCCAGTGTGGTCCTACTCGACCTGGACTCCGAAATGGACAGCGGTGGGATGCTGATTGTCACTCTGCAGTTAAATAAG ACAGGTGTGAGCAGTGTGAACAGCACAGTGGTGGTGTGCCTGAGCCCAGCCGCTCCCGTCCTCTCTCTAAACCTCACGCACAACTGCGATACAG CCTTTACACAGGGATATTCCTTCAGGTTGTCAGATGGAGCAACAAGTGGCACTCACAACATCCCCTACCCTGTGACCGATAGGTGGTATCTCTCTATGCAAGTGCTGTGCCCAGTGGATGACAG CACGTGTCAGCAGCAGGTCTCCAGGGTCATAGTGACCGCCTACCTCAGCCCCTGCCTGGATGACTGCGGAGCGTACGGGGAGTGCAGGCTGCTCCGGAGGAACGGCTATCTGTACGCCGCCTGCAGCTGCAAAGCAG GCTGGGCCGGATGGAGCTGCACAGATAACCGTAACGCGCTGTCGGTGGCGCAGCAATTGACCTCTGTGTTATTACTGACACTCAGTAACCTGATGTTTATACCCACTATAGTAGTCGCTGTATATCACCTGTATTTTGTGGAAGCTGCTGTGTACACCTATACAATGTTCTTCTCAACG TTCTACCATGCCTGTGACCAGCCTGGGGTGACCGTCATGTGCATTATGGACTACGACACTCTACAGTTCTGTGACTTCTTCGGCTCTGTCGTCGCCATCTGGGTGACCATACTGTGCATGGCCCGGCTGAAAAAAATCATCAAATAT gtcctctTCATGTTGGGGACTTTACTTATCGCAATGTCTATGCAGCTTGACCGCAGAGGGATCTGGAACATGCTGGGCCCCTGTCTTTTTGCTTTAATACTCCTGGTGATCGCCTGG acAACTCGGGGAGTGAGACGTCGCCACTGTTACCCTCCGAGCTGGCAGCGTTGGGTGTTCTTTCTCTTACCCGGAGTGGTCCTGGCATTGACCGCCATTTCAGTTTACGTCTTCGCAGAAACCAATGCCAATTACTTCTACACTCACAGCCTCTGGCACATCATGGTGGCCGCCAGTGTAGCTTTTCTTCTACCGCCTCGCGAAAGAAGTAAAAAATCCTGGGCGTGGTCCCAGATGCTGGACTGCGGCTATAAAATCTGCCAGGAGGACCGGGAGGAACTTTACGTGGTCACATGA